One segment of Spodoptera frugiperda isolate SF20-4 chromosome 5, AGI-APGP_CSIRO_Sfru_2.0, whole genome shotgun sequence DNA contains the following:
- the LOC118271965 gene encoding transcription initiation factor TFIID subunit 11: protein MADNPSSDGLSEAERLREDELAQELEHSDSNEEDQEISLEIEEKLLKDEPEYTTLVNYGESSQNANLETEVIETYSDSSQNVETIHRADELGNIYTDNSDTFVSSQPDTLADQYEPYINEYSFDNSNLDQQQVDLTEDKFDKLEEENKDTTLVPNMNDFQQSESVEYESQITEEMLINEREREKKSKKELEEEEREKMQVLVSNFTEEQLDRYEMYRRAAFPKAAIKRLMQTITGCSVGQNVVIAMSGIAKVFVGEVVEEALEVLDKSGEAGPLQPKHLREALRRLRVRGAIPTRKAHKSMFRL from the exons ATGGCTGATAATCCTAGCAGCGATGGCCTGTCGGAGGCTGAAAGACTTAGAG AAGATGAACTGGCCCAGGAATTGGAGCACAGTGACTCAAATGAAGAAGATCAAGAAATATCGTTAGAAATAGAAGAGAAGTTGTTGAAAGATGAACCAGAAT ATACAACACTAGTGAACTATGGGGAGAGTTCACAAAATGCCAACTTGGAGACTGAAGTAATTGAAACATACTCTGATAGCTCTCAGAATGTGGAGACTATTCACAGAGCTGATGAACTTGGCAACATATACACAGACAACTCTGACACATTTGTTAGTTCACAACCAGACACACTTGCCGACCAGTATGAACCATACATAAACGAATACTCATTTGATAACTCAAACCTGGATCAGCAACAAGTAGACCTCACAGAGGACAAATTTGACAAATTAGAGGAAGAAAATAAGGACACCACTCTTGTACCTAACATGAACGACTTTCAACAGAGCGAATCAGTGGAGTATGAATCTCAAATTACAGAGGAAATGTTGATAAATGAGAGGGAAAGGGAAAAGAAGAGTAAAAAAGAGTTGGAAGAAGAGGAGCGGGAAAAGATgca GGTTCTAGTCTCAAACTTTACAGAAGAGCAGTTGGATAGGTATGAGATGTACCGTCGTGCTGCATTCCCCAAGGCAGCTATAAAAAGACTGATGCAGACCATTACAGGATGTTCAGTCGGACAGAATGTTGTGATTGCCATGTCTGGTATTGCTAAAGTATTTGTTGGTGAAGTTGTTGAAGAAG CTCTAGAAGTACTGGACAAATCTGGTGAAGCTGGACCACTGCAACCGAAGCATTTACGAGAGGCTCTAAGAAGGTTGCGAGTCAGAGGTGCTATACCTACCCGAAAAGCACACAAGAGTATGTTTAGACTTTAG